In the genome of Euleptes europaea isolate rEulEur1 chromosome 7, rEulEur1.hap1, whole genome shotgun sequence, one region contains:
- the PPP1R14B gene encoding protein phosphatase 1 regulatory subunit 14B: MAAPCSPESGPAAAGGTGPRVYFQSPPAGEAGPEEEEGPVRRQGRVTVKYDRKELRKRLHLEEWILEQLTVLYDCQEEEIPELEIDVDELLDMESDEARSARVKELLVDCYKPTEVFVADLLDKIRGMQKLSTPQKK, from the exons ATGGCGGCGCCTTGCAGCCCGGAGAGCGGACCGGCGGCCGCGGGGGGGACGGGGCCCCGGGTGTATTTCCAGAGCCCCCCGGCGGGAGAAGCGGGCCCGGAGGAAGAGGAGGGCCCGGTGCGGCGCCAGGGCAGGGTGACTGTGAAATACGACCGCAAAGAGCTCCGTAAGAGACTCCACTTGGAGGAATGGATCCTGGAACAGCTGACGGTGCTGTATGACTGCCAG GAAGAGGAGATCCCAGAGTTAGAAATCGATGTTGACGAATTGCTGGACATGGAAAGCGATGAGGCCCGCAGCGCCAGGGTGAAG GAACTCCTGGTGGACTGTTACAAGCCCACAGAG GTGTTTGTAGCAGACTTGCTAGACAAGATCCGTGGAATGCAGAAATTAAGCACTCCGCAGAAGAAGTGA